Below is a genomic region from Magnetococcales bacterium.
TCCGCTTCGGCCTGTTCCTGGGCGGCCTTGCGACTGATCGTGCCGGTATCGGAAAGAACGGCCCGTTCGTTGAAACGCAGGAACTCATCCAATCGGCGTTCCCAGTCCTGGAGAAAGACCTGTTTGCGGTGTCTTGCCCGATCCTCTGCGAAGTCCAGCCACATAACCACGATGCGGTTCAGTTCGGCAATCTCATCCTGGTTCAGATAGTTCTTGGCGATGGAGACATCCGCCTTGCGCACCACGCTTCCTTTCCAGGAGGTGAGGCCCATGTTGGAAGCAGTGTGGTCGGCGCGTCGGGCGATCAGCTCGGGAGCGGTGGCTCCGGTGACGGCGAAGTGCAGTTTGTTTTGCATATGTTGAAAAAAGGCCGTCGTCTCCCGATCCGAGGGAGCGTAGTCCGCTGCCAGGGTGAAAATCTCCTTCACCCGAAGATACATGCGGCGTTCGCTGGCGCGGATATCCCGGATCCGCTCCAGCAGTTCGTCGAAGTGGTCCGGAACGGTGGACCCGGCCACCGGTGGATTTTTCAGACGCTGATCATCCAGGATGAAGCCCTTGACGAGGTACTCCCGCAAACGTTCCGTGGCCCAGCGGCGGAACTGCACGCCACGGGCCGAACGCACCCGATAGCCTACAGCCAGAATGGCGTCCAGGTTGTAGTGTTTGACGGTGCGGCGAACCGTGCGCGCTCCTTCCTGGCGAACGTGT
It encodes:
- a CDS encoding virulence RhuM family protein, giving the protein MNSPDTPDTGEMLLYRTEDGQTRVECRFADKSLWMTQSLMAQLFQTSPQNVTLHLQALYEEGEIEKGATCKDYLHVRQEGARTVRRTVKHYNLDAILAVGYRVRSARGVQFRRWATERLREYLVKGFILDDQRLKNPPVAGSTVPDHFDELLERIRDIRASERRMYLRVKEIFTLAADYAPSDRETTAFFQHMQNKLHFAVTGATAPELIARRADHTASNMGLTSWKGSVVRKADVSIAKNYLNQDEIAELNRIVVMWLDFAEDRARHRKQVFLQDWERRLDEFLRFNERAVLSDTGTISRKAAQEQAEAEYDAFATRRRAFLEAESEREGLQELLNAKTLTERLPRSGK